The stretch of DNA TATTGTTGCTACAGaatatgccagaaaaaaaacaaagcatctcTCAAGGAAATTGCTTCACATCTCTACGTATCCTAATGTCAAGATGTTTTATAGACATGAAATCTCTCCAGTCTTTAATTCTAGTTTTTAACCAAATCAATTTAATAGTGAAGCTCAACATAGGACACACATGTAAAACACTGCTACGGCTTGTCGCCTCTGTGagtcatcatgtgctgagttaaactaagtttgtaaaaaaaaccatttcCACAGTTtccacatgaaaaaggcttttcaccagtgtgagtcCTCATGTGAATagataaattgtgtttttgacaaaaacttttcccacaggtcacacatgaaaacggcttttcaccagtatgaatcatcatgtgccgagttaaatcgtgtttttgactaaaacattttccacaattcacacatgaaaacggcttttcaccagtatgaatcatcatgtgccgagatAAATTCCGTTTTTGAagaaaacttttcccacaggtcacacataAAAACGGCTTTTCGCCAGTATGAATCATGACATGATgagttaaatcatgttttttagtaaaactttttccacaggtcacacatgaaaacagcttttcaccagtgtgaatcatcatgtgccgagttaaaacgtgtttatgactaaaacattttccacaattcacacatgaaaacagcttttcacctgtgtgaatcctcatgtgctgagataaattagattttccactaaatctttttccacatgtcacacatgaaaacggcttttcaccagtgtgaatcatcatgtgccgagttaaaacatgtttttgagtaaaactttttccacaggtcacacatgtaaacggcttttcacccgtatgagttctcatatgagcatcaaaaacagatttgaaagtcaAACGCTTTTCACAGAtgtcacatgagaaaggttttcttctttcttgattttggttctcagcttcagcagcttcctggaagatgacttggttcctgtttggttctgattcagtgtggtctgtttgctcatcaacaggaaccaccatgcaggtatcagtctcctgttttaattcaatctgttcttcaccctgactgcagtaaatttctttctcttccacttttatctgctggtgttttagatcctcctgctcttcttttatctgatgatcttcaggctcttcctgttcttgtttcacctgcagaggttccaactcctcctggtccagagtggatctcctctcctggtaataaatgttacactgcaggcaatctggacaagaaaacagatttaaaaagcaatcgttattttattgaagtaaatggGAGAAATCGTTCATCGTTTACgacagaaatgaaataaatgaaaaaacccACACCGAAAAATTtaagagcgtagacagagagacagatcaggcgacaaatccagctgacaattggagaattctcaaatgaacggatattaaatattttttatttattataaaattaataatagttgcatatgttgttaatatttacgagtaaattttattatttcaagatattacttattttggaactatcattacttttatttgtattaaaatttgattttagttcacttcatatttttggggtttatttacagagtttatttgtaggttaataattgtttagtt from Xiphophorus maculatus strain JP 163 A chromosome 13, X_maculatus-5.0-male, whole genome shotgun sequence encodes:
- the LOC111610439 gene encoding gastrula zinc finger protein XlCGF8.2DB-like, translating into MDDHRRLLDFSRRPQIILHRIDCLQCNIYYQERRSTLDQEELEPLQVKQEQEEPEDHQIKEEQEDLKHQQIKVEEKEIYCSQGEEQIELKQETDTCMVVPVDEQTDHTESEPNRNQVIFQEAAEAENQNQERRKPFSCDICEKRLTFKSVFDAHMRTHTGEKPFTCVTCGKSFTQKHVLTRHMMIHTGEKPFSCVTCGKRFSGKSNLSQHMRIHTGEKLFSCVNCGKCFSHKHVLTRHMMIHTGEKLFSCVTCGKSFTKKHDLTHHVMIHTGEKPFLCVTCGKSFLQKRNLSRHMMIHTGEKPFSCVNCGKCFSQKHDLTRHMMIHTGEKPFSCVTCGKSFCQKHNLSIHMRTHTGEKPFSCGNCGNGFFYKLSLTQHMMTHRGDKP